In one Novosphingopyxis iocasae genomic region, the following are encoded:
- a CDS encoding M61 family metallopeptidase, whose protein sequence is MSNQQSADRQPIQLRVDATDIARAIFWTEQSLSVRGYKDRIVLTLAKWLPAYHAPRGAIDRLAGLRFQAGGTDCRWHRDPDNPFHLIVELPAGAEQLDIALQSLSPTESNQGRIMVSDEILRFHWEECLLYPADAPIDTIMVEPVLRLPEGWEWACALEAAREETNGSDASLLHFGAVDVRTLIDSPVLAGVHAHRETLDQDIELLIVADRADLLPQGRDELECHRRLVAEADALFGRRPFGKYHFLMACSDQIGRMGLEHECCSEEGVRATYFSNWASSTTERDLLPHEFVHAWVGKYRVPAGNFQPDFSRMTNELMWVYEGLTQYYGHVLAARCGLISAELTLQAFALIFATYDERPGRSWRPLGDTDNDPIFTARESQPWQSWQRSEDYYSEGLLMWMEVDVTIRQASGGTRSLDDLMRRFFAPPHGDDQCRRLPPRPYDRADLITALRDVQDHDWEAFFAERVDKVTPHAPYVGIEKGGYRMVWSDRPSGWLADDQSHHSYFDFSYSLGLKMGLNAKVIDVLWDGPAFAAGVVKGMRVLSVDGTTYSHAAMQDAIDRCADGGGTIELVVERLGRVKTLAIHCPVGQRYPWLKAAEDSPRLLDAILEPLSEGSAA, encoded by the coding sequence GTGTCAAACCAGCAATCTGCAGACAGACAGCCCATCCAGCTGCGCGTCGATGCCACCGACATCGCGCGGGCCATCTTCTGGACCGAGCAGTCGCTCTCGGTTCGCGGCTATAAAGATCGGATCGTTCTTACACTGGCCAAATGGCTGCCCGCCTACCATGCGCCGCGCGGCGCGATCGATCGGCTCGCCGGGCTGCGGTTTCAGGCCGGCGGGACGGATTGCCGCTGGCACCGCGATCCGGATAACCCCTTCCACCTGATCGTCGAGCTGCCCGCAGGGGCCGAACAGCTCGACATCGCGCTCCAGTCGCTTTCGCCCACCGAGAGCAATCAGGGGCGGATCATGGTGAGCGATGAGATCCTGCGCTTTCATTGGGAAGAATGCCTGCTCTATCCGGCGGATGCGCCGATCGACACGATCATGGTGGAGCCGGTGCTGCGCCTTCCCGAAGGATGGGAATGGGCCTGCGCGCTGGAAGCGGCGCGCGAGGAGACGAATGGCTCGGACGCATCACTGCTGCATTTCGGCGCCGTCGATGTCCGCACGCTGATCGATTCCCCCGTGCTGGCGGGAGTCCATGCCCATCGCGAAACGCTGGATCAGGATATCGAGCTGCTGATCGTGGCCGATCGCGCGGACCTGCTGCCGCAAGGGCGCGACGAGCTGGAGTGCCACCGGCGGCTGGTGGCCGAAGCGGACGCGCTGTTCGGCCGTCGTCCGTTCGGCAAATATCATTTCCTGATGGCCTGTTCCGATCAGATCGGGCGCATGGGGCTGGAGCATGAATGCTGTAGCGAGGAAGGCGTGCGCGCAACCTATTTCAGCAACTGGGCAAGCTCGACCACGGAACGGGACCTGCTGCCGCACGAATTCGTCCACGCCTGGGTCGGCAAATACCGCGTTCCGGCGGGCAATTTCCAGCCCGACTTCAGCCGTATGACCAATGAGCTGATGTGGGTCTATGAGGGGCTGACCCAATATTATGGCCATGTGCTCGCCGCGCGCTGCGGCCTGATTTCCGCCGAGCTGACGCTTCAGGCCTTTGCCCTGATCTTCGCGACCTATGACGAGCGGCCCGGGCGCAGCTGGCGTCCGCTCGGCGACACGGACAATGATCCGATCTTCACCGCGCGGGAGAGCCAGCCCTGGCAAAGCTGGCAGCGCTCGGAAGATTATTATTCCGAAGGGCTTCTGATGTGGATGGAAGTGGATGTGACGATCCGTCAGGCTTCGGGCGGCACGCGCTCGCTGGACGATCTGATGCGCCGTTTCTTTGCGCCGCCGCACGGCGATGACCAGTGCCGACGCCTACCCCCGCGCCCCTATGACCGGGCCGATTTGATCACCGCGCTGCGCGATGTGCAGGACCATGATTGGGAAGCGTTCTTTGCCGAGCGCGTCGACAAGGTTACGCCTCATGCGCCCTATGTGGGGATCGAAAAGGGCGGGTACCGGATGGTCTGGTCAGACCGGCCCTCCGGCTGGCTTGCCGACGACCAGTCCCATCATTCCTATTTCGATTTCTCCTATTCGCTGGGCCTGAAAATGGGTCTCAATGCCAAGGTTATCGACGTCCTGTGGGACGGCCCGGCCTTCGCGGCCGGCGTCGTCAAAGGCATGCGCGTGCTTTCGGTGGACGGCACAACCTATTCGCATGCCGCCATGCAGGACGCGATCGACCGCTGCGCCGATGGCGGCGGGACGATCGAACTGGTGGTGGAGCGGCTGGGCCGGGTGAAGACGCTGGCGATCCACTGCCCGGTCGGCCAGCGCTATCCGTGGCTGAAGGCGGCTGAAGATAGCCCGCGCCTGCTGGACGCTATCCTCGAACCGCTATCCGAGGGTTCGGCGGCCTAG
- a CDS encoding mechanosensitive ion channel family protein, producing MLASVLNTKGNATPAAKASPEVASAPKALTDLTHYVNPHHFWGAVVLGVLFLIFGLVLSRLLRRALKTLIDHDPNEHIDRMTLSFISNLVTFIMWIVLALLFSHAVPALNKLTTSLLAGVSIVSVVIGFAAQSTLGNLVSGISLVIYKPFRRGDRLQLTTPTGLETGIVENLSLGYTVLRTFDNRRIVLSNGTIANQIMINLSSIDPRVMMSPTISIGYNSDIEQARAIILELAQAHQDVLEVVGCPVVSLGASSVDLSLRAWCRDSAIAKGVEHDLLENVKKRFDAAGIEIPYAYQNLILSGQLSVPAPEKAAVPPGAAPSDQVADKPARPEG from the coding sequence ATGCTAGCATCGGTTCTGAACACCAAGGGCAACGCCACGCCCGCGGCGAAAGCATCGCCTGAAGTGGCCAGCGCGCCCAAGGCGCTGACCGATCTGACGCATTATGTGAACCCCCATCATTTCTGGGGTGCGGTGGTGCTCGGCGTCCTGTTCCTGATTTTCGGGCTGGTTTTGAGCAGGCTGCTGCGCCGCGCGCTCAAGACGCTGATCGATCATGATCCGAACGAGCATATCGATCGGATGACGCTGAGCTTCATCTCGAATCTCGTGACGTTCATCATGTGGATCGTACTGGCGCTGCTTTTCTCCCACGCGGTGCCCGCGCTCAACAAGCTGACGACCTCCCTGCTGGCGGGCGTCAGCATCGTCTCCGTGGTGATCGGCTTTGCCGCGCAATCGACGCTCGGCAATCTCGTGTCCGGTATCAGCCTGGTGATCTACAAGCCGTTCCGGCGGGGGGACCGCCTGCAACTGACCACGCCGACGGGGCTGGAAACCGGGATCGTGGAGAATCTTTCGCTGGGTTACACGGTGCTGCGGACGTTCGACAATCGGCGCATCGTTCTGTCGAACGGGACCATCGCCAACCAGATCATGATCAACCTTTCCTCGATCGACCCCAGGGTGATGATGTCGCCCACCATCTCCATCGGCTACAATTCCGACATAGAGCAGGCGCGCGCTATCATCCTTGAGCTGGCGCAGGCGCATCAGGACGTGCTGGAGGTGGTCGGTTGCCCGGTCGTCTCGCTCGGCGCGTCTAGCGTCGATCTGTCGCTGCGCGCATGGTGCCGCGATTCCGCCATCGCCAAAGGCGTGGAGCACGACCTGCTGGAGAATGTCAAAAAGCGGTTCGATGCCGCCGGCATCGAGATTCCCTACGCCTATCAGAACCTGATCCTGAGCGGTCAGCTGAGCGTACCGGCCCCCGAAAAGGCTGCTGTGCCACCCGGCGCGGCTCCTTCAGACCAAGTGGCGGACAAGCCGGCAAGGCCTGAAGGCTAG